The Streptomyces sp. Mut1 genome window below encodes:
- a CDS encoding C40 family peptidase, with protein MSHTALIPSHRKPRRNASTSALRAGVAGGVLSTIAVAGAAGPANAEPVTQTIEMPTITAGLSTTVAASAEATQQVALDLETQAHEEAAATTAAKDAKKAKAEAVRKAEAKKKAEAAAKAKAEAAERASRAAARTTLQTTTSTSSSGSTAATTTSYSSNATGSAASIVSFAQAQVGDAYVPGGTGPNSWDCSGLVQAAFRTVGIDLPRVSQSQSTAGTQVSLSNLQPGDILYWGSAGSAYHVGIYVGGGQFVGAQNSSTGVVQRPLSYDMPTGAVRVL; from the coding sequence ATGTCCCACACCGCTCTCATACCCAGCCACCGGAAGCCCCGCCGAAACGCCTCCACGTCGGCGCTGCGAGCCGGAGTTGCCGGTGGCGTCCTCAGCACCATCGCGGTCGCGGGTGCCGCCGGGCCGGCCAACGCCGAGCCGGTGACCCAGACGATCGAGATGCCCACCATCACGGCGGGACTCTCCACCACCGTCGCGGCCTCCGCCGAGGCCACGCAGCAGGTCGCCCTGGACCTGGAGACACAGGCCCACGAGGAAGCCGCGGCCACCACCGCCGCCAAGGACGCCAAGAAGGCCAAGGCCGAGGCGGTCCGCAAGGCCGAGGCCAAGAAGAAGGCCGAAGCCGCCGCGAAGGCCAAGGCGGAGGCCGCCGAGCGCGCCTCCCGCGCCGCCGCGCGCACCACGCTCCAGACCACCACGAGCACCTCGTCGTCCGGCTCCACGGCCGCCACCACGACGTCGTACTCCTCCAACGCCACCGGCTCCGCCGCCTCCATCGTCTCGTTCGCGCAGGCGCAGGTCGGCGACGCGTACGTGCCGGGCGGCACCGGCCCCAACTCCTGGGACTGCTCCGGCCTCGTCCAGGCCGCGTTCCGCACGGTGGGCATCGACCTGCCGCGCGTCTCGCAGAGCCAGTCGACCGCCGGCACCCAGGTCTCGCTGAGCAACCTCCAGCCGGGCGACATCCTGTACTGGGGCAGCGCGGGCAGCGCGTACCACGTCGGGATCTACGTGGGCGGCGGCCAGTTCGTCGGTGCGCAGAACTCCTCGACCGGTGTGGTGCAGCGCCCGCTGAGCTACGACATGCCGACGGGCGCGGTCCGCGTCCTCTGA
- a CDS encoding glycine-rich domain-containing protein, giving the protein MRDHAMERELAERTFGQAVAYLVTSAERPETRMGPSPAVDLGVHSFVLDSMNYMAFCDQHAGRYIHHVPHLPGEGTQGPPELGDTTKAIRTTGFEIDPELWTMEGAADCSQCHAGCTDSPNSGK; this is encoded by the coding sequence ATGCGGGACCACGCCATGGAGCGTGAACTCGCCGAGCGCACCTTCGGCCAGGCCGTCGCCTACTTGGTGACCTCGGCCGAGCGCCCCGAGACCCGCATGGGGCCCTCCCCTGCCGTGGATCTGGGTGTCCACTCGTTCGTGCTCGACTCGATGAACTACATGGCGTTCTGCGACCAGCACGCGGGACGCTACATCCACCACGTTCCGCACCTGCCCGGAGAGGGCACGCAGGGGCCGCCCGAGCTGGGGGACACAACCAAGGCCATCAGGACCACCGGCTTCGAGATCGACCCGGAGCTGTGGACCATGGAGGGCGCCGCCGACTGCTCCCAGTGTCACGCCGGGTGCACGGACAGCCCCAACAGCGGGAAGTAA
- a CDS encoding effector-associated constant component EACC1: MARFEIGISDSDNDTEELRELYRLFRDDDGLSTESMQLEPHAPAPGRLGITETLIMSLSGAGSVAAFNRCLLAWINTRKPGRIEITMNEGKDALVIDGKIPKEVMAKLMEIASSGSRGPS, translated from the coding sequence ATGGCGCGATTCGAAATCGGAATCAGCGACTCCGATAACGACACCGAGGAGTTGCGCGAGCTGTACAGGCTCTTTCGTGATGACGACGGACTCTCCACTGAGAGCATGCAACTGGAGCCACACGCCCCTGCTCCCGGACGCCTGGGGATTACAGAGACATTGATCATGTCACTCTCTGGCGCAGGTAGCGTCGCAGCTTTTAACCGGTGTTTGTTGGCGTGGATCAACACCCGAAAGCCAGGCAGGATAGAAATTACCATGAACGAAGGAAAGGATGCTCTTGTAATTGATGGAAAAATCCCCAAAGAGGTGATGGCCAAACTTATGGAGATTGCATCCAGTGGTTCACGTGGGCCTTCCTGA
- a CDS encoding Scr1 family TA system antitoxin-like transcriptional regulator has product MAIEPDELDRSGRELAAMLKHLRKQAGLSGVRLAARCNMSQSKISRIESNKGRPSLLDVEQILRGLDAPPAVSAEAMAIARIAQTEWQDGRTLRRKGLDKKQLQLAGLEASSKRFRYFLLSMVTGLLATPEYVRASLAQAPPEQQAKAVAMKLERQKVLFDRSKKFTFILTEQAVRYPLVPPHELAMQIDRLASFTRQSNIQLGVIPMGVHFTSGSLNTFTIYDDTLATAELDLGAIVFRDNRDVQDLIIRFTSYEEHAIFGDGARERLQAWAEDCRR; this is encoded by the coding sequence GTGGCTATCGAGCCTGATGAGCTGGACCGGTCGGGACGTGAACTCGCGGCCATGCTCAAGCACCTTCGCAAGCAAGCCGGACTCTCAGGGGTCCGGCTTGCCGCGCGTTGCAACATGTCTCAATCCAAGATCAGTCGAATTGAGAGCAACAAGGGACGCCCATCCCTCCTGGATGTCGAGCAGATCCTTCGGGGTCTCGACGCTCCCCCGGCCGTCTCGGCCGAAGCGATGGCTATAGCCCGAATCGCACAGACGGAGTGGCAGGACGGAAGGACGCTCCGAAGGAAGGGTCTGGACAAGAAACAGTTGCAGCTGGCCGGACTTGAGGCGTCCTCCAAGAGGTTCCGATACTTCCTTCTCTCCATGGTTACCGGACTCCTGGCCACGCCTGAATACGTTCGTGCCAGTCTGGCCCAGGCGCCCCCGGAGCAGCAGGCCAAAGCCGTAGCAATGAAGCTGGAGCGACAGAAGGTTCTGTTTGATCGCTCCAAAAAATTCACGTTCATCCTCACCGAGCAAGCTGTTAGGTACCCGCTCGTTCCCCCTCACGAGTTGGCCATGCAAATTGACCGGCTCGCATCCTTCACTCGCCAGTCAAATATTCAATTGGGCGTAATTCCGATGGGAGTTCACTTCACTTCCGGGTCCTTGAATACGTTCACCATCTATGACGACACTTTGGCGACGGCTGAACTGGATCTGGGTGCTATTGTTTTCCGCGACAACCGGGATGTCCAGGACCTGATTATCCGGTTCACCTCTTATGAGGAACACGCCATATTCGGGGATGGCGCCAGGGAGCGTCTGCAAGCCTGGGCCGAAGACTGCCGCAGGTGA
- a CDS encoding NuoB/complex I 20 kDa subunit family protein, translating to MGLEEKLPSGFVLTTVEQAAGWVRKSSVFPATFGLACCAIEMMTTGAGRYDLARFGMEVFRGSPRQADLMIVAGRVSQKMAPVLRQVYDQMPNPKWVISMGVCASSGGMFNNYAIVQGVDHIVPVDIYLPGCPPRPEMLMDAILKLHQKIQGSKLGVNAQEAAREAEEAALNALPLIEMKGLLR from the coding sequence ATGGGACTCGAAGAGAAGCTGCCGAGCGGCTTCGTTCTGACGACTGTCGAGCAGGCGGCCGGCTGGGTGCGGAAGTCCTCCGTCTTCCCGGCCACCTTCGGCCTCGCCTGCTGCGCCATCGAGATGATGACGACCGGGGCGGGCCGCTACGACCTGGCCCGGTTCGGCATGGAGGTCTTCCGCGGCTCGCCGCGGCAGGCGGACCTGATGATCGTGGCCGGGCGGGTGAGCCAGAAGATGGCGCCCGTCCTGCGGCAGGTCTACGACCAGATGCCCAACCCCAAGTGGGTCATCTCCATGGGCGTTTGCGCGTCATCGGGCGGAATGTTCAACAATTACGCCATTGTTCAGGGTGTTGATCATATTGTCCCGGTTGATATTTATTTGCCGGGCTGCCCGCCGCGGCCCGAGATGCTGATGGACGCGATCCTCAAGCTGCACCAGAAGATCCAGGGCTCCAAGCTCGGGGTCAACGCGCAGGAGGCCGCCCGCGAGGCGGAGGAGGCGGCCCTCAACGCACTGCCCCTGATCGAGATGAAGGGGCTGCTGCGATGA
- a CDS encoding pentapeptide repeat-containing protein gives MGLPDPARSRAVLVGTANYIKDSGYESNPSVKRSLDALAESLRSLTGLSDTHIYVIDDPVDALEVGRILRTAGSEATGGMLLFYFVGHGVSLKDNSLALTVKNSIMLEREASPNIRYDFIKGLMIDSAAASKVVILDCCYSGIAHGRATLGKPLLDPEVVIIPEIEGSYVLTATDTKSPLALAEGREGCTSFTGDLIDVMRKGSSVGHEYLTMDVIFNELRIRARKERSFDDTYPVPRASGGGLGSRVSLARNPNYSKPRAPSWPNNSQTRFENAMNIMCDVQNDASRRIIYAKQIALIADELSERADFGANRRDPRVQLCIDALIISLRSPYPVGFVAQPYRSSAAYDAQVIHPECLYRQEVVKIIAERRLLPQGNAESWSIYQPSLRKAMLYNCNLSDVNLRSTNLRDAKLVGADLTGTNLSGSILRDADLSHAHLSLTDLSDASLIAANLSHSWLGGAKLIKANLEFANITRIRGADRAVKTGMTFRAWGEKEVFVGSFGPYAPD, from the coding sequence GTGGGCCTTCCTGACCCAGCTAGGTCGAGGGCAGTTCTGGTTGGGACCGCCAACTACATCAAGGATTCCGGGTACGAGAGTAATCCTTCGGTTAAGAGGAGTCTCGACGCTCTCGCAGAAAGCCTCAGAAGCTTGACTGGACTGAGCGACACACACATCTATGTGATAGATGATCCAGTGGACGCTCTGGAAGTTGGAAGAATACTCAGAACTGCGGGAAGTGAAGCCACAGGAGGTATGCTCCTATTCTATTTTGTCGGTCATGGAGTGAGCCTGAAAGACAACTCTCTGGCACTCACCGTCAAGAATTCCATCATGCTGGAGAGGGAGGCATCGCCCAACATTAGGTATGATTTCATCAAAGGCTTGATGATTGACTCCGCCGCCGCAAGCAAGGTTGTAATTCTCGACTGCTGCTACAGCGGAATTGCGCACGGAAGAGCCACCCTGGGGAAGCCTTTGTTGGACCCAGAAGTAGTGATAATTCCAGAGATAGAAGGGAGTTACGTATTAACTGCGACCGACACAAAGAGTCCGCTTGCGCTAGCCGAAGGAAGGGAGGGATGCACCTCCTTCACGGGAGATCTGATTGACGTTATGCGCAAGGGTTCCTCGGTTGGTCACGAGTACCTCACGATGGACGTCATATTTAATGAACTAAGAATCAGGGCGCGCAAGGAACGCTCCTTTGATGACACGTATCCCGTACCGCGGGCCAGCGGAGGCGGCCTCGGGAGCCGCGTTTCTCTCGCACGTAACCCAAATTACTCCAAACCCAGAGCCCCGTCGTGGCCAAATAACTCGCAGACCCGTTTCGAGAATGCGATGAATATCATGTGCGACGTGCAGAACGATGCCTCGCGCAGGATTATTTACGCTAAGCAAATCGCGCTAATTGCAGACGAGCTCTCAGAACGTGCCGACTTCGGCGCCAATCGTCGTGACCCCAGAGTTCAATTGTGCATCGACGCCTTGATCATATCTCTACGTTCTCCGTACCCAGTCGGCTTCGTTGCTCAGCCGTACAGATCATCGGCTGCCTACGATGCTCAGGTCATCCATCCTGAATGCTTGTACAGGCAAGAAGTCGTAAAAATCATAGCCGAGAGACGTCTGCTCCCACAGGGGAATGCAGAGTCTTGGAGCATATACCAACCAAGCCTGCGCAAAGCAATGCTATACAACTGCAACCTTTCTGACGTTAACCTCCGGAGCACCAACCTTCGCGATGCAAAACTTGTCGGAGCAGACCTCACAGGGACAAACCTTTCGGGTTCCATCCTGAGAGATGCGGATTTGAGCCATGCACACCTCTCTTTGACAGATCTGAGTGACGCCAGTCTCATTGCTGCCAACTTGTCACATTCTTGGCTAGGGGGAGCAAAACTGATCAAGGCGAATCTCGAATTTGCGAACATAACAAGAATAAGAGGGGCCGATAGAGCTGTAAAGACTGGCATGACATTCAGGGCATGGGGAGAAAAGGAAGTTTTTGTTGGAAGCTTCGGTCCGTATGCCCCTGATTAA
- a CDS encoding NADH-quinone oxidoreductase subunit D, protein MTTPQATPRATTEGTVYTVTGGDWDEVVETAAKSDDERIIVNMGPQHPSTHGVLRLILEIDGETVTEARCGIGYLHTGIEKNLEYRSWTQGTTFVTRMDYLTPFFNETAYCLGVEKLLGIEDQIPDRATVLRVLLMELNRLSSHLVCIATGGMELGATTIMIYGFRDRELVLDLFELITGLRMNHAFVRPGGLAQDLPPGAVDQLREFVKTMKKNLPEYDKLATGNPIFKARMQDVGYLDLTGCMALGATGPILRSAGLPHDLRKTDPYCGYENYEFDVPTADSCDSYGRFLIRLEEMRQSLRIIEQCIDRLEPGPVMVADKKIAWPAQLALGPDGLGNSLDHIKKIMGTSMEALIHHFKLVTEGFRVPAGQAYTAVESPKGELGVHVVSDGGTRPYRVHFRDPSFTNLQAMAAMCEGGQVADVIVAVASIDPVMGGVDR, encoded by the coding sequence ATGACCACTCCCCAAGCAACACCCAGGGCAACGACCGAGGGGACTGTATATACGGTCACCGGAGGCGACTGGGACGAGGTCGTCGAGACGGCGGCCAAGTCCGACGACGAGCGCATCATCGTCAACATGGGCCCCCAGCACCCGTCCACGCACGGCGTGCTCCGGCTGATCCTGGAGATCGACGGCGAGACCGTCACCGAGGCCCGCTGCGGCATCGGCTACCTCCACACCGGCATCGAGAAGAACCTCGAATACCGCAGCTGGACGCAGGGCACCACCTTCGTCACGCGCATGGACTACCTGACGCCGTTCTTCAACGAGACGGCCTACTGCCTGGGCGTCGAGAAGCTCCTCGGCATCGAGGACCAGATTCCCGACCGGGCCACCGTCCTGCGCGTGCTCCTGATGGAGCTCAACCGGCTCTCCTCGCACCTGGTGTGCATCGCCACCGGCGGCATGGAGCTCGGCGCCACCACGATCATGATCTACGGCTTCCGCGACCGGGAGCTGGTGCTCGACCTCTTCGAGCTGATCACCGGCCTGCGCATGAACCACGCGTTCGTCCGCCCCGGCGGCCTCGCCCAGGACCTGCCCCCGGGCGCGGTCGACCAGCTGCGCGAGTTCGTGAAGACCATGAAGAAGAACCTGCCGGAGTACGACAAGCTCGCCACCGGCAACCCCATCTTCAAGGCCCGTATGCAGGACGTCGGCTACCTCGACCTCACCGGCTGCATGGCGCTCGGCGCCACCGGCCCGATCCTGCGCTCCGCCGGACTCCCGCACGACCTGCGCAAGACCGACCCCTACTGCGGGTACGAGAACTACGAGTTCGACGTCCCCACGGCGGACAGCTGCGACTCCTACGGCCGCTTCCTCATCCGCCTGGAGGAGATGCGCCAGTCGCTGCGCATCATCGAGCAGTGCATCGACCGGCTCGAACCCGGCCCGGTCATGGTCGCCGACAAGAAGATCGCCTGGCCCGCGCAGCTCGCGCTCGGCCCGGACGGCCTCGGCAACTCGCTGGACCACATCAAGAAGATCATGGGCACCTCCATGGAGGCCCTGATCCACCACTTCAAGCTGGTGACCGAGGGCTTCCGGGTCCCCGCCGGACAGGCGTACACCGCCGTCGAGTCCCCCAAGGGCGAACTCGGCGTGCACGTCGTCTCCGACGGCGGAACCCGCCCCTACCGGGTCCACTTCCGCGACCCGTCCTTCACCAACCTCCAGGCCATGGCGGCGATGTGCGAGGGCGGCCAGGTCGCCGACGTCATCGTCGCCGTCGCATCCATCGACCCCGTGATGGGAGGCGTCGACCGGTGA
- a CDS encoding NADH-quinone oxidoreductase subunit A — protein sequence MNAYAPILVLGALGAGFAIFSVVMATLIGPKRYNRAKLEAYECGIEPTPTPAGGGRFPIKYYLTAMLFIVFDIEIVFLYPWAVTFDALGIFGLVEMLLFVLTVFVAYAYVWRRGGLEWD from the coding sequence GTGAATGCCTACGCGCCCATCCTCGTGCTCGGCGCCCTCGGGGCAGGGTTTGCGATCTTCTCCGTGGTCATGGCCACGCTTATCGGCCCCAAGCGGTACAACCGGGCAAAGCTCGAAGCGTACGAGTGCGGTATCGAACCGACACCCACTCCGGCCGGAGGCGGCCGCTTCCCCATCAAGTACTACCTGACGGCGATGCTCTTCATCGTCTTCGACATCGAGATCGTCTTCCTCTATCCCTGGGCGGTCACCTTCGACGCCCTGGGGATCTTCGGGCTCGTGGAGATGCTGCTCTTCGTGCTCACCGTCTTCGTCGCCTACGCGTATGTGTGGCGTCGCGGCGGCCTGGAATGGGACTGA
- a CDS encoding class I SAM-dependent methyltransferase, producing MEVVEAWERYAQGRMPRRETNASGAATWLNWTQYPDHGPDESILGELRGRTVLELGCGTGCNLAHLTTLGADCTGVDIAPSQRGKAVARWGRLPGLAFHTAEVTDYLTHTEGSFDVVLSIFGPVWFTDPEQLLPLIHKRLSPGGVLAFSHKPPTAGTRPVGTLREARAVTRWDYSPEEWSRLLASSGYSNLKAEVIPPPGGEDAGTLLVRAYAY from the coding sequence ATGGAGGTCGTCGAAGCCTGGGAGCGGTACGCCCAAGGGCGGATGCCACGGAGGGAAACCAATGCCTCCGGGGCCGCGACGTGGCTGAACTGGACGCAGTACCCCGACCACGGCCCCGACGAATCGATCCTCGGAGAGTTGCGGGGCCGGACCGTTCTGGAACTGGGCTGCGGTACCGGCTGCAACCTCGCCCACCTCACCACGCTCGGGGCCGACTGCACCGGCGTGGACATCGCACCCAGCCAGCGCGGGAAGGCCGTGGCCCGATGGGGCCGCCTCCCCGGTCTGGCCTTTCACACGGCCGAGGTGACCGACTACCTGACCCACACCGAGGGCTCCTTCGATGTGGTCCTGTCCATCTTCGGGCCCGTCTGGTTCACGGATCCCGAACAGCTTCTTCCTCTGATCCACAAGAGGCTTTCCCCTGGTGGCGTACTGGCCTTCTCCCACAAGCCCCCAACGGCCGGCACTCGGCCTGTCGGCACTCTGAGAGAGGCCAGGGCAGTGACGAGGTGGGACTACAGCCCGGAGGAATGGTCGAGGCTTCTGGCCTCTTCCGGATACTCGAACCTCAAAGCCGAGGTCATCCCTCCCCCTGGAGGAGAAGACGCAGGAACCCTGCTGGTGAGGGCCTATGCCTATTGA
- a CDS encoding geranylgeranyl reductase family protein: MTEPLSEHSADVIVVGAGPAGSTTAYYLAKAGLDVLLLEKTAFPREKVCGDGLTPRATKQLVSMGIDISEEAGWLRNKGLRIIGGGVRLQLDWPDLASYPDYGLVRKRDDFDEQLARQAQKAGARLHERCNVGAPITDERTGRITGVHAKLGEEKTPVTFHAPLVVAADGNSTRLSLAMGLHRREDRPMGVAVRTYFTSPRHDDDYLESWLELWDRRGPQEKLLPGYGWIFGMGDGTSNVGLGILNSSSAFKELDWREVLKAWCASMPADWGYTPENMTMPIRGAALPMAFNRQPHYTKGLLLVGDAGGMVNPFNGEGIAYAMESGQIAADVIVQAHARATPAQRELALSNYPKVLKETYGGYYTMGRAFVKLIGNPKVMKVATQRGLTHPLLMRFTLKMLANLTDPAGGDAMDRIINGLAKVAPSS; this comes from the coding sequence GTGACCGAGCCCCTGTCCGAACACAGCGCGGACGTCATCGTCGTCGGGGCGGGCCCAGCCGGCTCCACGACTGCCTACTACCTCGCCAAGGCCGGGCTCGACGTCCTCCTTCTGGAGAAGACCGCGTTCCCCCGCGAGAAGGTCTGCGGCGACGGCCTCACGCCGCGCGCCACCAAGCAGCTCGTCTCCATGGGGATCGACATCTCCGAAGAGGCCGGCTGGCTGCGCAACAAGGGCCTGCGCATCATCGGCGGCGGGGTCCGGCTCCAGCTGGACTGGCCGGATCTCGCCTCCTACCCGGACTACGGACTCGTCCGCAAGCGCGACGACTTCGACGAGCAGCTGGCCCGCCAGGCGCAGAAGGCCGGCGCCCGGCTGCACGAGCGGTGCAACGTCGGCGCGCCGATCACCGACGAGCGCACCGGCCGGATCACCGGGGTGCACGCGAAGCTCGGCGAGGAGAAGACCCCGGTCACCTTCCACGCCCCGCTCGTCGTCGCCGCCGACGGCAACTCCACCCGGCTCTCCCTCGCGATGGGCCTGCACCGCCGCGAGGACCGCCCGATGGGCGTCGCGGTCCGCACGTACTTCACCTCGCCCCGGCACGACGACGACTACCTGGAATCCTGGCTGGAGCTGTGGGACCGCAGAGGCCCGCAGGAGAAGCTGCTGCCCGGCTACGGCTGGATCTTCGGCATGGGCGACGGCACCTCCAACGTCGGCCTCGGCATCCTCAACTCCTCGTCCGCCTTCAAGGAGCTGGACTGGCGCGAGGTCCTCAAGGCGTGGTGCGCGTCCATGCCGGCGGACTGGGGCTACACCCCGGAGAACATGACGATGCCGATCCGCGGCGCCGCCCTCCCGATGGCCTTCAACCGCCAGCCGCACTACACCAAGGGCCTGCTCCTGGTCGGCGACGCGGGCGGCATGGTCAACCCGTTCAACGGCGAGGGCATCGCGTACGCCATGGAGTCGGGCCAGATCGCGGCCGACGTCATCGTCCAGGCACACGCCCGCGCGACCCCGGCCCAGCGGGAACTGGCGCTGAGCAACTACCCGAAGGTGCTCAAGGAGACCTACGGCGGCTACTACACGATGGGCCGCGCCTTCGTGAAGCTGATCGGCAACCCGAAGGTCATGAAGGTCGCCACCCAGCGCGGCCTGACCCACCCGCTGCTGATGAGGTTCACCCTGAAGATGCTCGCCAACCTCACCGACCCGGCGGGCGGCGACGCGATGGACCGCATCATCAACGGCCTGGCGAAGGTGGCACCCAGCTCCTGA
- a CDS encoding transposase family protein: MPARTSSPIPAALGQLGSQTVAVVPDDVADLRRFLIHVTDPRDARGRRYPALALLCAAVAAVLAGARSLIAVSEWITDAPQSVLDVLGFGHDPFTGSRPVPHAVTVRRLLHRVDSDALDAAITAYLQARTVPEPVPEGNRPARRVIAVDGKVVRGSRARTARGDPVAGRDGAPRRGPGPAAGRPRATRSPRSGPCWTPSAWRTPC; this comes from the coding sequence ATGCCTGCCCGAACATCATCGCCCATCCCCGCCGCGCTGGGGCAACTGGGCTCCCAGACTGTCGCCGTTGTCCCGGACGACGTCGCTGACCTGCGCCGATTCCTGATCCATGTCACCGATCCCCGCGATGCGCGAGGGCGGAGATATCCGGCCCTCGCGTTGTTGTGCGCGGCCGTCGCGGCGGTGCTGGCCGGGGCCCGGTCGCTCATCGCGGTCAGCGAATGGATCACGGATGCCCCGCAGTCGGTGCTGGACGTCCTCGGCTTCGGCCACGACCCGTTCACGGGCTCGCGGCCGGTGCCGCACGCCGTCACCGTGCGACGCCTGCTGCACCGCGTCGATTCTGACGCACTGGACGCGGCGATCACCGCATATCTGCAGGCCAGAACGGTGCCTGAGCCTGTGCCGGAGGGGAATCGCCCGGCGCGACGGGTCATCGCGGTCGACGGCAAGGTGGTTCGCGGATCGCGCGCCAGGACGGCCCGCGGCGATCCAGTTGCCGGCCGCGATGGAGCACCACGTCGTGGTCCTGGCCCAGCGGCAGGTCGCCCCAGAGCAACGAGATCCCCTCGTTCCGGCCCCTGCTGGACCCCCTCGGCCTGGAGAACGCCGTGCTGA
- a CDS encoding DUF6879 family protein: MLLDGEDWTARVQGFKQEAWRLETLPWYRVPGEDGDIRDFLAGQRIDPRSYCSGYTEGLQKIRAEGRSKGRVHIVRQPLTDYLRFEFMYYEVHSLAGDDIRILDVTDRPDPLEGVQDFWLFDRSEVVLMNYAGDGTQISRELYEGDPTPYIEYQRIALAESVPFREYVSGGYRA; this comes from the coding sequence GTGCTCTTGGATGGTGAGGACTGGACCGCCAGGGTTCAGGGCTTCAAACAGGAGGCATGGCGGCTTGAGACGCTTCCCTGGTACAGGGTTCCGGGCGAGGACGGAGATATCCGGGACTTCCTGGCAGGGCAGCGAATCGACCCTCGGAGCTATTGTTCCGGCTACACGGAGGGCTTGCAGAAGATCAGGGCGGAGGGGCGGTCCAAGGGGCGCGTTCACATCGTCAGGCAGCCCCTCACGGACTATCTCCGATTCGAGTTCATGTACTACGAGGTCCACTCCCTGGCCGGGGACGACATCCGGATCCTGGACGTGACCGATCGCCCCGACCCCCTTGAGGGGGTTCAGGACTTCTGGCTGTTCGATAGGTCGGAAGTGGTCCTCATGAACTACGCGGGTGACGGCACGCAGATCAGTCGGGAGCTGTACGAGGGCGACCCGACTCCGTACATCGAATACCAGAGGATCGCCCTCGCGGAATCAGTGCCGTTCAGGGAGTACGTCAGCGGTGGCTATCGAGCCTGA
- a CDS encoding NADH-quinone oxidoreductase subunit C has translation MSDEHNGSAVPAPRDEHGEVIGVRRGMFGADNGGDTSGYGGLIRTVALPGSSSRPYGGWFDEVADELEGALEEQGLVPENTIEKTVVDRGELTFHIAREHLPTVARTLRDDPALRFELCTGVSGVHFPGDKGRELHAVYHLRSITHGRLIRLEVSTPDDDRHIPSLVAVYPTNDWHEREAYDFFGLVFDGHPALTRIMMPDDWQGFPQRKDYPLGGIPVEYKGAQIPAPDQRRSYS, from the coding sequence ATGAGCGACGAGCACAACGGCTCCGCCGTTCCCGCCCCGCGCGACGAGCACGGCGAGGTCATCGGCGTACGCCGGGGGATGTTCGGCGCCGACAACGGCGGCGACACCTCCGGCTACGGCGGCCTCATCCGTACCGTCGCCCTGCCCGGCTCCTCCTCGCGGCCGTACGGCGGCTGGTTCGACGAGGTCGCCGACGAACTCGAAGGCGCCCTGGAGGAACAGGGCCTCGTCCCCGAGAACACCATCGAGAAGACCGTCGTCGACCGGGGCGAACTCACCTTCCACATCGCCCGCGAGCACCTGCCGACCGTCGCCAGGACCCTGCGCGACGACCCGGCCCTGCGCTTCGAGCTCTGTACGGGGGTGAGCGGCGTCCACTTCCCCGGCGACAAGGGCCGGGAGCTGCACGCCGTCTACCACCTGCGCTCGATCACCCACGGCCGGCTCATCCGGCTGGAGGTCTCCACGCCGGACGACGACCGGCACATCCCGTCCCTGGTCGCGGTGTACCCGACCAACGACTGGCACGAGCGCGAGGCGTACGACTTCTTCGGGCTCGTCTTCGACGGGCACCCCGCCCTCACCCGGATCATGATGCCGGACGACTGGCAGGGCTTCCCGCAGCGCAAGGACTACCCGCTCGGCGGCATCCCCGTCGAGTACAAGGGCGCCCAGATCCCGGCTCCGGACCAGCGGAGGTCGTACTCCTGA